From Microbacterium sp. LWH11-1.2, one genomic window encodes:
- a CDS encoding G5 domain-containing protein: protein MPQTSQGWYADPNQSAQQRWWDGTQWTEHTAPLGQAPVVAADPPAKSSKRTVALIVGGVILVILLVTRSLGAILLLAGAVLFFVAIYGIVRGSARFFRVRSRGAAWAALGIALVLMFVGTGANAALGGPGSNPGNAGSDAEAKPFASTPTEKPSPSPKPTTYKNVEESTSIPFERAAVEDPNIDVGQTVITTEGVNGTKVTTYRVTYVDGKEVSREVSGVVVTVPPVNEVTSTGTRQPAPPPAPVPFVQPAGDCHSNYAGVCVPIDSDVDCEGGGGNGPSYISGPLTVVGPDVYELDRDGDGIACD, encoded by the coding sequence ATGCCTCAGACATCTCAGGGCTGGTACGCCGACCCGAATCAGTCCGCCCAGCAGCGTTGGTGGGATGGGACGCAGTGGACGGAGCACACCGCTCCGCTCGGCCAGGCCCCGGTTGTCGCGGCGGACCCGCCGGCGAAGTCGTCGAAGCGCACGGTGGCGCTGATCGTCGGCGGCGTCATTCTGGTGATCCTGCTGGTGACGCGCAGCCTCGGAGCGATCCTCCTTCTCGCCGGAGCCGTCCTGTTCTTCGTCGCGATCTATGGAATCGTGCGCGGCTCGGCCAGGTTCTTCCGGGTGCGGTCGCGGGGAGCCGCCTGGGCGGCCCTCGGTATCGCCCTTGTGCTGATGTTCGTCGGGACCGGAGCCAACGCTGCCCTGGGAGGCCCCGGGTCGAACCCCGGGAACGCGGGCAGCGACGCGGAGGCCAAGCCGTTCGCGTCGACACCTACCGAGAAGCCATCCCCCTCACCGAAGCCGACCACCTACAAGAACGTCGAGGAATCCACCTCGATCCCGTTCGAACGCGCCGCCGTGGAGGATCCGAACATCGATGTCGGACAGACCGTCATCACGACAGAGGGGGTCAACGGAACGAAGGTGACGACCTACCGCGTGACGTACGTGGACGGCAAAGAGGTCTCGCGTGAAGTCTCGGGCGTGGTCGTGACCGTCCCGCCGGTGAACGAGGTGACGTCCACAGGCACACGGCAGCCGGCTCCGCCACCCGCGCCTGTGCCGTTCGTGCAGCCAGCCGGGGATTGCCACTCGAATTACGCAGGTGTCTGCGTTCCGATCGATTCCGATGTCGACTGTGAGGGTGGAGGCGGCAACGGTCCGTCGTACATCAGCGGACCGTTGACCGTCGTGGGGCCGGATGTGTATGAGCTCGATCGTGACGGAGATGGCATCGCCTGCGACTAG
- a CDS encoding PLDc N-terminal domain-containing protein has product MNPLIPGPWDVAWSVAWIAAVALAVVALITLYRTKAAVGAAAATLWALGIILIPVIGASVWLIASRRLRRAEARRKAAAAGSDAA; this is encoded by the coding sequence ATGAACCCGTTGATTCCAGGACCCTGGGACGTGGCCTGGTCCGTGGCCTGGATTGCGGCCGTGGCCCTTGCGGTGGTCGCCCTGATCACGCTGTACCGAACGAAGGCAGCGGTCGGCGCGGCTGCAGCAACACTCTGGGCGCTCGGGATCATCCTGATTCCGGTCATCGGTGCATCGGTGTGGTTGATCGCAAGTCGACGCCTGAGACGTGCCGAAGCGCGGAGGAAAGCCGCCGCCGCGGGTTCGGACGCGGCGTGA
- a CDS encoding SulP family inorganic anion transporter, with protein sequence MSATTVDDRARYRANPTVLQALKNPRMLTREVLAGLVVGLALIPEAIAFSVIAGVDPKVGLFSSFIMAVSIAFLGGRPAMVTAATGAVALVIAPVAPTYGLDYFIATVILAGVFQVILGVLGVAKLMRFIPRSVMVGFVNALAIFVFSSQFPQLIDVPWLVYPLVALGIIVMIVMPKITKIVPAPLVSVVIVTGVVLAFAITVPTVGDQGELPRSLPSLFIPNVPLTWETFTIIAPFALGVALVGLMESLLTAKLVDEITDTHSRKGREAWAQGVSNVLSGILGGMGGCAVIGQTMINVKASGARTRISTFCAGLFLFVLVVVFGDFVGTIPMAALVAVMIMVAIGAFDWHSVRPSTLKRMPKSETFVMISTVLLVLVTHNLAVGVVGGVLVASVLFVRRVAHFVTIRRTVSDAGDVATYVVEGELFFASSNDLTTLFSYSDDPSRVVVDLSGSHVWDASTVAALDAIETKYAALGKTAEIVGMNESSQRMRGRLTGGFE encoded by the coding sequence ATGTCTGCAACGACGGTCGACGATCGTGCCCGTTATCGGGCGAATCCCACGGTGCTTCAGGCGCTGAAGAATCCGCGGATGCTGACGCGCGAGGTCCTGGCCGGACTCGTCGTCGGGCTCGCGCTCATCCCCGAGGCGATCGCGTTCTCGGTGATCGCCGGAGTCGACCCGAAGGTAGGGCTGTTCTCGTCGTTCATCATGGCGGTGTCGATCGCGTTCCTCGGCGGACGTCCGGCGATGGTGACCGCGGCGACCGGAGCCGTGGCGCTGGTGATCGCTCCGGTCGCGCCGACGTACGGGCTGGACTACTTCATCGCGACGGTGATCCTCGCGGGGGTGTTCCAGGTGATCCTCGGAGTGCTCGGCGTCGCGAAGCTGATGCGGTTCATCCCCCGCAGCGTCATGGTCGGGTTCGTGAACGCGCTGGCGATCTTCGTGTTCAGCTCGCAGTTCCCGCAGCTGATCGATGTGCCGTGGCTGGTGTATCCGCTGGTGGCGCTCGGGATCATCGTGATGATCGTGATGCCGAAGATCACCAAGATCGTGCCGGCTCCGCTCGTGTCGGTCGTGATCGTGACGGGCGTCGTGCTGGCGTTCGCGATCACCGTGCCGACCGTCGGCGATCAGGGAGAGCTGCCTCGCAGCCTTCCGTCGCTGTTCATCCCGAACGTGCCGCTGACGTGGGAGACGTTCACGATCATCGCCCCGTTCGCGCTCGGGGTGGCGCTGGTCGGGCTGATGGAGTCGCTGCTCACCGCGAAGCTCGTCGACGAGATCACCGACACGCACTCGCGCAAGGGACGCGAGGCATGGGCACAGGGAGTGTCGAACGTGCTGTCGGGCATCCTCGGCGGCATGGGCGGCTGCGCGGTGATCGGTCAGACGATGATCAACGTGAAGGCGTCAGGGGCGCGGACCCGCATCTCGACGTTCTGCGCCGGTCTGTTCTTGTTCGTCTTGGTCGTGGTGTTCGGCGACTTCGTCGGGACGATACCGATGGCAGCTCTCGTGGCCGTGATGATCATGGTCGCGATCGGAGCGTTCGACTGGCACAGCGTGCGTCCGTCGACGTTGAAGCGGATGCCGAAGAGCGAGACCTTCGTGATGATCTCCACTGTGTTGTTGGTCTTGGTGACCCACAATCTGGCGGTTGGGGTCGTGGGTGGGGTGCTGGTCGCGTCGGTGCTGTTCGTGCGGCGGGTGGCGCACTTCGTCACGATTCGTCGGACGGTGTCGGATGCCGGGGACGTCGCAACATACGTCGTGGAGGGCGAATTGTTCTTCGCATCGAGCAATGATCTGACGACGTTGTTCTCGTACTCCGACGACCCCTCGCGGGTGGTAGTCGATCTGTCGGGATCGCATGTGTGGGACGCGTCGACCGTCGCCGCGCTGGATGCGATCGAGACGAAGTACGCGGCACTGGGGAAGACCGCGGAGATCGTCGGGATGAACGAAAGCAGTCAGCGGATGCGGGGGCGGCTGACGGGTGGGTTCGAGTAA